The genomic stretch GGGTTATACCGGGAATGCAGCAACTCGAAATCGCCCGGACCCATTTGATTGTTCCTTACCTTGTTCAGCAATTCAACAAAGCCCTCCTCCTTTTGACGGTAAATTTTATTCAGTTCGATCAGCAAAGGAGAAAGCTCTTTAGCCGCAAGACTGTCGAAAAAGAAAGGCGAAGAGTAGTATTCACTTAAGATATTCCATTCCTGGTTTTGTGCCACCGGCGGCAGCTGGAACAGATCGCCGATGCACAATAGCTGTACTCCGCCAAAAGGTAAGTGATGATTCCTTCTTACACTCTTTAAAATAGCATCAATGGCATCCATGACATCGCAACGCACCATACTTATTTCATCGATCACCAGCAGCTCCATTTTTCGGAGCAGTTGCTGCCGCTGTTTATTGAACCGGACCTTTGCAAGCAATTCGTCCTTGTGGTTCTTTGTAGGCAAAAACGGATGAAAAGGCAATTGAAACAAACTATGAAGCGTAACCCCGCCGGCGTTAATGGCAGCAACACCGGTTGGGGCTGCCACAATGATATTCCTGGTGGAATTCTCCTTAAGATATTTTAGGAACGTTGTTTTGCCCGTACCGGCTTTCCCGGTAAGAAAAATATTCTCTGAGGTTTCCGTAACAAACCGGAACGCCAGGTCAAACAGTTCATTGTGTTCAATAGCGTGCATGGTAATAAAGATAAGGCCATAATAAGAAACCGGGCCCGGTTAATTGTTATATCAACCCGGCCTTCTCCGGAGTTTTTTCCCTTAAAAAACTGGTTTTTACTCCATGGTGATAAAAGCCGGATTTTATAGCATTGTGGTTGGGATAAGTAAATAAAAAAGATAGAAAGGCGTTCCCTGTTTTGAGAATACCCCTCTATCTTAACAAGGGAATTATGCAGAGGCCTTGCTGCCAAGCATCAGTAATTCATTTATCTCCACTTCGGAGATGAATTTTTTAACGCCCTCTTTATCCGTATAACTGCGGCTGATGAGCTTGCCTTCAATGGCTACTTCACTTCCCTTGTTCAAATACTTCTCAGCAATGTCGGCGATCTTGCCCCAGGCTACCATGTTGTGCCAGGTTGTTTCTTTAACCTTTTCACCTTTGGCATTCCGGTAGATCTCGTTGGTGGCAATACTAAAACGGGCAAGCTTTTTCCCGCTTTGGGTGTTTTTGATTTCTGGAGCATTGCCCAGGTTGCCGATGAGCTGAACTTTGTTTCTTAATGTGTACATGTTTTAAGATTTGTGTCCGGCCCTGGGCCGAACGGTTATTATTTTATTTCAACCAGCAGGGAGACGTCATTTCCCGCTGACGGCACAAAGATGAAGCGACAAAAAAACGGTAGCCGGAGATTATCCTTTTACTTACCTGTATAAGCGTTTGTAAACGGATGGGGAAAAAGGTAGACCCGAAGCATCAATAAAACCAATTCCGTACTATGTTAAAAGAGAGAGAAGACAAGATATGCCTGCTTTGCGGGAAAATACTGAAAGGGCGCAGCGATAAAAAATTCTGTGATGATTATTGCCGGGCTGCCTTTAACAATGAGCTTAAAAGCGCTGCCAATAACTATATCCGGAATGTGAACAATGCACTGGGGAAGAACCGGCGCATTTTGGAAAGCCTGCTTCCTGCGGGCGAACAAACCGCAAAAGCCAGCCGGGATAAACTGGCGGAAAAAGGATTTCTGTTCAAATACCACACACACCAATACAACGCAAGGAATGGCAATACTTATTTCTACTGCTATGAATACGGATACCTCCCGCTGGAAAACAACCGGCTTTTGGTAGTTAAAAGAAACGAAGAGTAAAGAAAGCGCTTGGCCATTTCAGAGGCAGCAAATTAGCGCCCCCAACAATTATTATCATGCCGGATAATAGAGTATTTTTACCGGCTAATTAATGATTTTTCAACAGCTTCTATATAGAACCGCCCGACTGATCTTTTTACCTGTTTGTTCATTTTGCATCAGCGAAAGATCCAATGCACAATGCGGCACACCCATATCTGTATTTCCATATACAGAAGGTTTTGAAACAACCAATGGCGCCTGGGCGCCCGGAGGCTCGGGGTCTGACTGGGCATGGGGCACACCAGCCAAATCAACCATAAACGCTGCGGCAACCGGTTCCAAATGCTGGATCACGGGTGGACTGACCCCGGGGTCTTACAACAACGGAGAAGCATCCTGGTTACAAAGCCCCTGTTTCGATTTTACGACAGTTCAGCATCCCTATATTTCCTTTGCTGTTTTTTGGGAAACAGAAAGAAGGTTTGACGGTGCAACCCTGCAATACTCAATAAACCTTGGCGCCACCTGGATAAATGTGGGCAGCCTGAACGACCCGCTAAATTGTTTGAATGACAACTGGTTCAATTTTTCCCCCATCACCGGGCTCAACCCGCTTGCAACGATAAGAGAAGGATGGTCGGGAACCATTCAACCAACCATTGGCAGTTGCCAGGGAACCGGGGGCAGCGGGCGTTGGGTAAATGCACAACATACCATGCCGTACCTGGCAGGAATACCCAATGTGATCTTCCGCTTTGCATTCGGGGCGGGAACCACCTGTAACAATTACGATGGTTTTGCCATTGATGACATCGTGATCGGGGAGGCGCCTCCCAATAATGCATCTTTCACGTACTCCTGTACCAGCAGCAACTCCATAAGCTTTGCAAACACGTCTGCCCTTTGCCCGGTGCTTGAATGGAATTTTGGTGACCCTGCTTCCGGAACAAATAATACTTCAACCGCACAAAATCCAACGCATGTTTTTTCAGCACCAGGAACCTATACCATTACCCTGGTCGCGACTGGCCCGGATAATGAAGCCGATACCACATCGCAAACCATCCATATCCTTGGCTTAACAACATCCGTAATTACCGGCATCAATTGTTTTGGAGATAAAACCGGTTCTGCAACAGTAAACGTTGTGCCTGCAGCAGCAGCCCCGTTCAATTATTTGTGGAATACAAACCCGGCACAAACCACCCCGACAGCAACGGGCCTGGGAGCCAGCATCTACACCGTTACTGTAAGTGCGGCAAACAGTTGCCAGGCAAATACAATAGTGATCATTACAGAGCCGGCTAAACTATCCCACAGCGTAACTATCATTCAGCCCGGCTGTTCTGCACCAACAGGAACCGCCACCATAACAGAAAGCGGGGGAACCCCGCCATATAGCTATTCCTGGTCTCCTTCCGGGGGAACCAGTGCAACCGCAACGGGGCTTGTGCCGGGAAACTATACCGTAACGGTTACAGACAGCAGGTTGTGTACGGAGAATATCAGTATCAGCATTGTTACGGCAACTTCGCCGGCGGTTAATATTGTGAACAGGAAAGATGTCAGTTGTTATGGGTTGA from Chitinophagaceae bacterium encodes the following:
- a CDS encoding single-stranded DNA-binding protein, translated to MYTLRNKVQLIGNLGNAPEIKNTQSGKKLARFSIATNEIYRNAKGEKVKETTWHNMVAWGKIADIAEKYLNKGSEVAIEGKLISRSYTDKEGVKKFISEVEINELLMLGSKASA
- a CDS encoding gliding motility-associated C-terminal domain-containing protein, translated to MIFQQLLYRTARLIFLPVCSFCISERSNAQCGTPISVFPYTEGFETTNGAWAPGGSGSDWAWGTPAKSTINAAATGSKCWITGGLTPGSYNNGEASWLQSPCFDFTTVQHPYISFAVFWETERRFDGATLQYSINLGATWINVGSLNDPLNCLNDNWFNFSPITGLNPLATIREGWSGTIQPTIGSCQGTGGSGRWVNAQHTMPYLAGIPNVIFRFAFGAGTTCNNYDGFAIDDIVIGEAPPNNASFTYSCTSSNSISFANTSALCPVLEWNFGDPASGTNNTSTAQNPTHVFSAPGTYTITLVATGPDNEADTTSQTIHILGLTTSVITGINCFGDKTGSATVNVVPAAAAPFNYLWNTNPAQTTPTATGLGASIYTVTVSAANSCQANTIVIITEPAKLSHSVTIIQPGCSAPTGTATITESGGTPPYSYSWSPSGGTSATATGLVPGNYTVTVTDSRLCTENISISIVTATSPAVNIVNRKDVSCYGLSDGSAAAQVSGGSPPYTYNWNTVPPQNTITAINLTAGNYTVTIDDNNGCTASASVLISQPAAGSCGDVYFPNSFTPNGDTRNDGFGPLGNLSAISNYRLLIYNRYGQLVFSSNDPSEKWNGYYRSKLNSPGSYAWYASFTFKNNFRRTEQGTVTVIR